AACCGGCAACGCCGAGTCCGAGAACTTCACCTGGGTCAACGCCGCCTATGCGATGGCGGTCAACATCAACCGGTCGTTCAAGGAACACGGCTGGTGTTCGCGCATCCGGGGCATCGAATCCGGCGGTTCGGTCGAAGGGTTGCCGACCCACACCTTCCCCACCGACGATGGCGGGGTGGACATGAAATGCCCCACCGAAATCGCGATTTCCGACCGGCGTGAGGCGGAACTGGCCAAGCTGGGCCTGATGCCGCTGGTGCATCGCAAGAACACCAACATGGCCGCCTTCATCGGCGCGCAATCCCTGCACAAGCCAGAGGAGTACGATGACCCCGACGCCACGGCGAACGCCAATCTGGGCGCGCGCCTGCCGTATCTTTTCGCGACCTGCCGCTTTGCGCATTACCTGAAATGCATGGTCCGCGACAAGATCGGGTCGTTCAAGAGCAGGGACGACATGCAGCGCTGGCTGCAGAAATGGATCGAGCAGTATGTGGACTACACCGCCTCGGTGTCATCGGAGCAGGAAAAGGCGCGCAAGCCGCTCGCGGCGGCAGAGGTGGTGGTGCAAGAGGACGAGGCCAACCCGGGATATTACAAGGCCCAGTTCTTCCTGCGCCCGCATTACCAGCTGGAAGGTCTTTCGGTTTCGCTGCGGCTTGTGACCAAGCTGCCTTCCGAGAAGTCCTGACAGGGAACGTCCCGGGCGGGGAGGAGATCGCCCGGATCAAGCAACATCAAAGGTGGCAAGCCCGCCGCCGCATTTGAAGGAGAGGCGTTATGGCCGTAGACATGTTCCTCAATCTTGAGGGTGAGATCGAGGGTGAAGCCCAGGACAAGGAGCACGAGAAGGAGATCGACATCCTTGCATGGTCGTGGGGGGTCAGCCAGTCGGGGACCTTCCACCATGGCGGTGGCGGCGGCTCCGGCAAAGCCAATTTCCAGGACATTTCCTGCACGAAGTGGATCGACAAGTCCTCGGCGAAGCTGCTGGAATATTGCGCCAATGGCGACCACTTCAAGAAGGGCGTCCTGACCGTGCGCAAGGCCGGCAAGAAGCCGCTGGAATACATCATCTACACCCTGCACGATGTTCTGGTGACCTCGGTGTCCACCGGCGGGTCCGGCGGTGAGGACCGCCTGACCGAGAACGTGACCTTCAACTTCCGCGCGGTCGAGGTGAAATACACCGAGCAGAAGTCGGACGGCACCGCCGGCAAGCCGCAAGAATTCAAGTGGGATATCGCGGCGAACGCCCCGCTTTGATGATCTGACCGGGGCGGCGGCGGGCGTTAGCGCCTGCCACCGCCCGACCCGCTTTCCTGTCTGTCCCGACCGGGACCAATCCCGCATGCCGCCGGAGCTTTCCCGTGACCGCAGCCACCGCCGATGCCGAAGCCCTCGTCCGTACCGGAGACCTCGATGCGGGGCTTGCCGCCTTGCAGGATGCGGTGCGGGGCAATTCCTCCGACCCGAAGCTGCGGATCTTCCTGTTCCAACTGCTCTGCGTGAAGGGCGACTGGAACCGCGCCGTCACACAGTTGAAACTGTGTGCCCAGCTTGATGCCGCCGCCCTGCCCATGGCGCAGACCTATCGCGAGGGGATCATCTGCGAGGTGTTCCGCGAAAAGGTGTTCGCGGGGGAAAAACAACCGCTGGTTTTCGGGGAACCGCAGGACTGGATCGCGCTGATGATCCAGGCGCTGAGCCTTCAGGCCGCCGGCAACACCGCCGAGGCCGCCGCCCTTCGTGCGCGCGCCTTCGAGGATGCGCCCGCCAGCCGCGGCACGCTGAACGGCCACCCGTTCGAATGGATTGCCGATGCCGACATGCGGCTTGGCCCCGTGTTGGAGGCGGTGATCAACGGCAAGTATTACTGGCTGCCGTTCAACGCCATTCACCGCCTGCTGGCAGAACCGCCCACCGATCTGCGCGACACGGTCTGGACGCCCTGCAACCTGACGCTCCGCAACGGGGGGGAGTTCGTGGCGCTGATCCCGACCCGGTATGCGGGCACCGCATCCATTGGCACCGATGCCGAGAAGCTGTCGCGCGCAACCAACTGGGAGGACGCGGGGGCCGAGACCTTTATCGGGCGCGGTCAGCGTCTTCTGGCCACCGATGCGGGCGACACGCCGGTGATGGAACTGCGCGAATTGTTGATCGACGGCGACGGTGAACCCGCCGCAGAGACGACGCCCGAGGCGGCTGCCAATGGCTGACCGCCGTCTGCAGGAACGCTTGCAGCCATCGCTTCTGGACCGGCTGACCGACGATGCGCCGGGGGACCTGAAGGAAAAACGCGATGACCGCGTGATCGATGCGCGCCGCCTGCGCGACATCCTGCAACGGGATCTGAGCTGGCTGCTGAACACCTCCAACCTGCAAAGCGAGATCGACCCGGAGTTGTTCCCGCAGGCCTCTGTCTCCGTTGTCAATTACGGGATCGAGGAAGTGGCCGGGACCTATTCGACCGAACGTCGGGCGGTTCTGCTGCAGGACGCGATCGAGCAGGCGATCCAGGTTTATGAGCCGCGGATCCGGCGGGGCACCCTGTCGGTGCTTCTGCACAGCGAAGAGAACGCCCGCGAAACGCTGGTCACCTTCGATATCCGTGCCGACATGTGGGCCCAGCCGCTGCCGCAAAGCGTTTATCTGCGGTCCGAGGTGGACCTGACCACCGGGGCCGTGACGCTTGAGAGCACGGGGTAGGCGCGATGGATACCCGCCTTCTGCGCCACTACGAAGCCGAACTGACCTATCTGCGCGAGATGGGGGCAGAGTTCGCCGCAAGCTACCCCAAGATCGCGGCCCGCCTGGGGATGGAGGGGACCGACGTCCTTGACCCCTATGTCGAACGGTTGCTGGAGGGGGCGGCGTTCCTGGCGGCGCGGGTTCAGCTTGAGATGGACCTGCAATACCCCGCCTTCGCCAGCCATCTGTTCGAGATCGTCTATCCGCAATTCCTGGCCCCGATCCCGTCGACCATGATCACCCGGTTCACCCCGGACATGGCCAATGCCGCGCTGGCCGACGGGCATCTGCTGGCCCGCGGCACGCGGCTGAACGCCTTGCCGGTGGAAGGGTCCAGCACCCGCTGCGAATACCGGACCGCCCATGACGTCACGCTGTGGCCGGTGACCGTGACCGAGGTCGAATATATCGACGGGCGCGGTGCGCTGGTGGCCGCGGGTGTGGCCGGCGACAAGCCGGCGCGCGCGGGGCTACGGCTTCGGCTGCAACGTCATGGCGGCGCGCCGCTGTCGGAACTCAGCCTCGACACGCTGTCGCTGTTTCTCGCAGGGACCGAGAACACCGCCTGGGCGCTCTACGAGCTTTTGTGCAACGAAACCGTCGCGGTCGTCGGACGGTCGACCGACCGGCGCGCCGACTGGGTGCAGCCGCTGTCGGGGGCGGCCGCCGTGCCGCGCGGCTTTGATCGGGAGGAGGCGTTGCTGCCGACGCCGGAGCAGAGCTTTGACGGCTATCGGCTGTTGCAGGAATATTTCGCGCTGCCGCAACGCTATCGCTTTGTCGATCTGACGGGCCTTGCCCCCGCGCTTGGCCGGGCGGAAGGTGACACGGTCGATCTTTATGTCCTGCTGCGCGACGGCAATGCTTCGATCCGCGACTCGATCCAGCCGGAGAATTTCGCACTGCATTGCACGCCCGCGATCAACCTGTACGACCGCCGCTGCGACCGGGTTCCGATCTCTGTCCGGGATGTGGAACAGCATGTCATCGTCGACCGCACCGCGCCGCTGGACTATGAAATCTACGCGATCACCTCGGTCACCGGGATCAGCGCCGAGGGCGAGGACGACATCGATTTCCTGCCCTTCTTCGCAGAGCGGGAATTCACCCCGCTCGCCCGCTCGGGGCCAGCCTATTACACGCAGCGCCGCCGGATGCGCCAGCGCACCCAGAAGGAAAAGCAGCGCGGGCCGCGGGCGGATTACCTGGGGGCGGAACTCTATCTCGACCTTGTCGATGCGGCGCAGGCCCCCTATCCGGCGGGGCTGGTGCAGTTGGCGGTGCGCGCGCTGGTGACCAATCGCGACCTGCCGCTGTTGCTGTCGACCGGCGGTGTCGGGGTGTTTCAGCTTGCCGATGGCGGGCCGGTGTCGCAGATCGCGACGCCCATTCCGCCGACCAAGCCGCGCCCGGGCGTGGCCGATGGCGACACGGCTTGGCGGCTGATCTCGCAACTCAGCCTGAACTATCTGTCGCTGGTCGATACCGCGGGCGGGCAGGCGGCCGATGCCCTGCGCGAGTTGATCGGGGTTCACGCACCCGCGGGCGACCGGACCATCGAAAAGCAGCTTGAGGGCATCACCAGCGTGAAGGCGCATCCCAAGGTCCGCAGGCTGGCCGACGAGGTGCTGTCGACCGCCGTGCGCGGGCTGGAAATCGAGGTGACCTGCGACGAGGCGTTCTTCGAAGGCTCCAGCGTGTATCTGCTGGGCGCCGTGCTGGAACGGTTCTTCGCGAAATATGTCACCATGAACAGTTTCACCGAAACGGTGTTGTGTACCGAAACAAGGGGAGAAGTGGCCCGATGGCGTCCGAGGGCGGGGAAAGCGCGCCTGATCTGACGCATTACGCGCGATTCAGGGCCTCCCCGGAGAGTTATCACATCCTGTTTGCGCTCAGGCTTCTGGAGGCGGAACTGCAAAAGGGCCGGGCGCTCGGGCGGACAAGGCTGCCGGCGCAGGACCGCGTGCGCCTGGGCCAGGACCCCGAACTTGCGTTTCCGCGCACGACCATTTCGGGCTTTACCCCCGAAAAGGACGGCAAGCCGGCCGAGTTGCGGAACCTGTTCTTCGGGTTCTGGGGGCCGCACGGGCCCATGCCCCTGCACCTGACCGAATATGCCCGCGACCGGGCCAAGAACCACCGCGACAAGACGCTGGTGGCCTTCACCGACATGATCACCCACCGGATGCTGAGCCTGTTCTACCGGGCCTGGGCCGATGTGCAGCCCGCACCGGGGCTCGACCGTGGGCGGGGGCGGAGTTTCGAGCGGCGGGTGGCCGCGATCGCCGGGGTGGCCGAGCGGCGGATGCAGGATCGCGACGCGATGCCCGATCTGGCCAAGCGCTATTTCGCGGGGCTGATGGCGCAGGGCCCAAAGAATGCCGAGGGGCTGACACAGGTGCTGTCGGCGTTCTTCTCTGCCCCCGTGGCGGTGGAGGAGTTCGTCGGTTGCTGGCTGCCGCTGGAGCCTGACGACCGCTGGCAACTGGGTGAGGCGGCGCTGGGCCAGCGCACCGTTGTGGGCCGCCGGGTGTGGTCGCGCAGTTCCAAGATACGGATCAGGATCGGACCGCTGAGCCGCGCGGCGTATGAGCGCCTTCTGCCGGGCAGTGCCGCCCTTGATCGGCTGACCGCGCTGGTGCGCAACTATGCTGGCCCGGTTCTGGATTTCGACGTCAATCTCGTGCTGCGCGGGGACGAGGTTCCCGCGGCCCGCCTTGGCGGACAGACGCGGCTGGGCCAGACAAGCTGGCTTGGGCGGCGCCATGATAAAGGGGATGCCGGGGATCTGATCCTGACACCGCCCGAAGACCAGCGGCTGGCGGCGCATCACGGCGCCGCGGCCTTGACCTAAAGGAGGATCGTCATGTCGGAAATCAGCCGGGTCTCGCTTTTCGGCAAGCTCAACAGTCTGGGCTACAAGGCCATCGACGAGGCTACGGTGTTCTGCAAGTTGCGGCAGAACCCTTACGTCGAGTTGGTTCACTGGCTGTTCCAGATCGTGCAGCAGCCGGACAGCGACATGCACCGCATCATGGAGCATTACAAGCTGGACCCCTCGGTGCTGGCGAAAGACATGACCGCCGCGCTGGACAAGCTGCCCCGCGGCGCCACCGCGATCAGCGATCTGTCCGAACATATCGAGGACGCGGTGCAATGGGCGTGGCTTTACGGCTCGCTCCAGTTCAACACCAGCCATGTGCGCACCGGGCATCTGGTCATCGGCATGATGAAGACGCCCGCGCTGCGCAACATCCTGATCGGGATCAGCCGGGAGTTCGCCAAGATCAAGGTCGACGACCTGATCGAGAATTTCGCCGACATCACGGGCGGCTCGCCCGAGGACAGCCTGCGGGCGCAGGACGGCTCTTCCCTCGGGACCGAACCGGGGGCGGACAGCGGGGCGATGCCCTCGGCGCAACTGGGCAAGCAGGAGGCGCTGAAGCAGTTCTGCACCGACATGACCCAGCAGGCCCGCGACGGCAAGATTGACCATATCGTCGGGCGCGACGCGGAAATCCGGCAGATCGTCGATATCCTGATGCGGCGGCGGCAGAACAACCCGATCCTGACCGGGGAGGCCGGGGTCGGCAAGACCGCGGTGGTAGAAGGGTTCGCGATGCGCATCGCGCGCGGCGACGTCCCGCCCTCGCTCAAGGACGCGCGGCTGTTGTCGCTGGATGTCGGTCTTTTGCAGGCTGGCGCGTCGATGAAGGGGGAGTTCGAGAACCGCCTGCGGCAGGTGATCGAGGAGGTGCAGGCCAGCCCCGTGCCCATCGTGATGTTCGTGGATGAGACCCATACGCTGGTGGGGGCCGGTGGCGCGGCGGGCACGGGCGATGCGGCGAACCTGCTGAAACCGGCGCTGGCGCGCGGCACGCTCAGGACCATCGGCGCCACCACCTGGGCCGAATACAAGAAGCATATCGAGAAGGACCCGGCCCTGACCCGCCGCTTCCAGGTGGTGCAGGTGGAGGAACCGGCCCTCGACAAGGCGCTGTTGATGATGCGGGGTATCGCGTCCAGCCTTGAAGGGCACCACAAGGTGCAGGTGCTGGACGAGGGTTTGGAATCGGCGGTGAACCTGTCGGCGCGCTATATCCCCGCGCGGCAGTTGCCGGACAAGTCGGTCAGCGTGCTGGATACCGCCTGCGCGCGCGTTGCCGTCAGCCAGCACGCCGTGCCGGCCGAGGTCGACGATGCCCGCAAACGGATCGACGCGTACAATACCGAACTGGAGATCATCGCCCGCGACGAAAGCGCCGGGCAGGACGTGACCGCGCGGCGGGCAGAGATCGGCGAGGCGCTGGAAAAGGAACAGGCGCGACTGGACGCGTTGGAGGCGCGCTGGGGCCGCGAAAAGGACATCGTCACGGAAATCCTCGACCTGCGCGCCAAGCTGCGCGAGGGCGGCGCCCCGGTGGACAGCGAAGAAGCGGAAGGCGAGGAAGCCGCCGAAGCCTCTCCCATGACGGCGGAGGAGCGGGCCGAGGCCCTGGCCGCCTTGCGCGCCAAGAATGCGGAACTGGCAGAGATTCAGGACGAAGACCCGCTGATCCTGCCCATCGTCGATGCGCAGGCTGTGGCCAGCGTCGTGGGGGACTGGACGGGCATTCCGGTGGGGCGCATGGTCCGCAACGAATTGCAGACCGTGCTGGATCTGGAACAGCATCTGGCCCAGCGGGTGATCGGGCAGGACCATGCCATGCAGATGATCGCCAAGCGGATCCAGACCAGCCGCGCAGGCCTCGACAACCCCAACAAGCCCATCGGGGTGTTCATGCTGGCCGGGACATCCGGCGTGGGCAAGACGGAAACGGCGCTCGCCCTGGCCGAGGTTCTGTATGGGGGCGAACAGAACGTCATCACCATCAATATGAGCGAGTATCAGGAGGCGCACACGGTCAGCAGCCTGAAGGGCGCGCCGCCGGGCTATGTCGGCTATGGCGAGGGCGGTGTGCTGACCGAAGCGGTGCGGCGCAAGCCCTACTCGGTGGTGCTGCTGGACGAGGTGGAAAAGGCGCATCCCGACGTGCACGAGCTGTTCTTCCAGGTGTTCGACAAGGGCACGATGGAAGATGGCGAGGGCCGGGTGATCGACTTCAAGAACACGCTGATCCTGCTGACCTCGAATGTCGGGTCGGACCTGATCATGGACATGTGCGCCGACCCCGACCTGATGCCAGAGCCGGAGGGCATCGCCAAGGCCCTGCGTGAACCTTTGCTTAAGGTCTTTCCCGCGGCCCTGCTTGGCCGGCTTGTCACGATCCCCTACTATCCGCTCAGCCCGGAAATTCTGGGCGCGATCACCAGGTTGCAGCTTGGCAAGATCAAGAAGCGGGTGGAGGCCACGCACAAGGTGCCCTTTGCCTATTCCGACGCGGTGGTGGACACCATCGTGTCGCGCTGTCAGGAATTGGAGTCCGGGGGCCGTATGATCGACGCCATCGTGAC
The genomic region above belongs to Rhodovulum sp. P5 and contains:
- a CDS encoding type VI secretion system tube protein Hcp — protein: MAVDMFLNLEGEIEGEAQDKEHEKEIDILAWSWGVSQSGTFHHGGGGGSGKANFQDISCTKWIDKSSAKLLEYCANGDHFKKGVLTVRKAGKKPLEYIIYTLHDVLVTSVSTGGSGGEDRLTENVTFNFRAVEVKYTEQKSDGTAGKPQEFKWDIAANAPL
- a CDS encoding type VI secretion system accessory protein TagJ yields the protein MTAATADAEALVRTGDLDAGLAALQDAVRGNSSDPKLRIFLFQLLCVKGDWNRAVTQLKLCAQLDAAALPMAQTYREGIICEVFREKVFAGEKQPLVFGEPQDWIALMIQALSLQAAGNTAEAAALRARAFEDAPASRGTLNGHPFEWIADADMRLGPVLEAVINGKYYWLPFNAIHRLLAEPPTDLRDTVWTPCNLTLRNGGEFVALIPTRYAGTASIGTDAEKLSRATNWEDAGAETFIGRGQRLLATDAGDTPVMELRELLIDGDGEPAAETTPEAAANG
- the tssE gene encoding type VI secretion system baseplate subunit TssE, with translation MADRRLQERLQPSLLDRLTDDAPGDLKEKRDDRVIDARRLRDILQRDLSWLLNTSNLQSEIDPELFPQASVSVVNYGIEEVAGTYSTERRAVLLQDAIEQAIQVYEPRIRRGTLSVLLHSEENARETLVTFDIRADMWAQPLPQSVYLRSEVDLTTGAVTLESTG
- the tssF gene encoding type VI secretion system baseplate subunit TssF, which encodes MDTRLLRHYEAELTYLREMGAEFAASYPKIAARLGMEGTDVLDPYVERLLEGAAFLAARVQLEMDLQYPAFASHLFEIVYPQFLAPIPSTMITRFTPDMANAALADGHLLARGTRLNALPVEGSSTRCEYRTAHDVTLWPVTVTEVEYIDGRGALVAAGVAGDKPARAGLRLRLQRHGGAPLSELSLDTLSLFLAGTENTAWALYELLCNETVAVVGRSTDRRADWVQPLSGAAAVPRGFDREEALLPTPEQSFDGYRLLQEYFALPQRYRFVDLTGLAPALGRAEGDTVDLYVLLRDGNASIRDSIQPENFALHCTPAINLYDRRCDRVPISVRDVEQHVIVDRTAPLDYEIYAITSVTGISAEGEDDIDFLPFFAEREFTPLARSGPAYYTQRRRMRQRTQKEKQRGPRADYLGAELYLDLVDAAQAPYPAGLVQLAVRALVTNRDLPLLLSTGGVGVFQLADGGPVSQIATPIPPTKPRPGVADGDTAWRLISQLSLNYLSLVDTAGGQAADALRELIGVHAPAGDRTIEKQLEGITSVKAHPKVRRLADEVLSTAVRGLEIEVTCDEAFFEGSSVYLLGAVLERFFAKYVTMNSFTETVLCTETRGEVARWRPRAGKARLI
- the tssG gene encoding type VI secretion system baseplate subunit TssG, with product MASEGGESAPDLTHYARFRASPESYHILFALRLLEAELQKGRALGRTRLPAQDRVRLGQDPELAFPRTTISGFTPEKDGKPAELRNLFFGFWGPHGPMPLHLTEYARDRAKNHRDKTLVAFTDMITHRMLSLFYRAWADVQPAPGLDRGRGRSFERRVAAIAGVAERRMQDRDAMPDLAKRYFAGLMAQGPKNAEGLTQVLSAFFSAPVAVEEFVGCWLPLEPDDRWQLGEAALGQRTVVGRRVWSRSSKIRIRIGPLSRAAYERLLPGSAALDRLTALVRNYAGPVLDFDVNLVLRGDEVPAARLGGQTRLGQTSWLGRRHDKGDAGDLILTPPEDQRLAAHHGAAALT
- the tssH gene encoding type VI secretion system ATPase TssH; protein product: MSEISRVSLFGKLNSLGYKAIDEATVFCKLRQNPYVELVHWLFQIVQQPDSDMHRIMEHYKLDPSVLAKDMTAALDKLPRGATAISDLSEHIEDAVQWAWLYGSLQFNTSHVRTGHLVIGMMKTPALRNILIGISREFAKIKVDDLIENFADITGGSPEDSLRAQDGSSLGTEPGADSGAMPSAQLGKQEALKQFCTDMTQQARDGKIDHIVGRDAEIRQIVDILMRRRQNNPILTGEAGVGKTAVVEGFAMRIARGDVPPSLKDARLLSLDVGLLQAGASMKGEFENRLRQVIEEVQASPVPIVMFVDETHTLVGAGGAAGTGDAANLLKPALARGTLRTIGATTWAEYKKHIEKDPALTRRFQVVQVEEPALDKALLMMRGIASSLEGHHKVQVLDEGLESAVNLSARYIPARQLPDKSVSVLDTACARVAVSQHAVPAEVDDARKRIDAYNTELEIIARDESAGQDVTARRAEIGEALEKEQARLDALEARWGREKDIVTEILDLRAKLREGGAPVDSEEAEGEEAAEASPMTAEERAEALAALRAKNAELAEIQDEDPLILPIVDAQAVASVVGDWTGIPVGRMVRNELQTVLDLEQHLAQRVIGQDHAMQMIAKRIQTSRAGLDNPNKPIGVFMLAGTSGVGKTETALALAEVLYGGEQNVITINMSEYQEAHTVSSLKGAPPGYVGYGEGGVLTEAVRRKPYSVVLLDEVEKAHPDVHELFFQVFDKGTMEDGEGRVIDFKNTLILLTSNVGSDLIMDMCADPDLMPEPEGIAKALREPLLKVFPAALLGRLVTIPYYPLSPEILGAITRLQLGKIKKRVEATHKVPFAYSDAVVDTIVSRCQELESGGRMIDAIVTNTMLPDISREFLMRMIAGEEVQQVAIDVTDGTFTYAFDAA